The following proteins are co-located in the Heteronotia binoei isolate CCM8104 ecotype False Entrance Well chromosome 21, APGP_CSIRO_Hbin_v1, whole genome shotgun sequence genome:
- the GPR65 gene encoding psychosine receptor, whose product MCVIEHRLDKHLFPALYGILVIISIPTNIASLYVSCCQVKKKNELGIYLFSLSLADLLYTLTLPLWIYYAQNEDNWTLSSHLCTASVFLTYLNYYTSSGFLTCISIDRYLAVVHPMRFHCLRTRRAASFVAAMVWVFEIVSSSKFLYEKEIFQRTSNGNSHTNHSFCYDTYPLENWQAKFNYYRVCLGYAVPLTIMLFCYQKIYQAVKNNQATECRDKKKIKDLLLTIVITFFLCFTPYHIVLLLRSIYEPCDCSFAERMYKPYRITTALTSVNCILDPILYCFVSEAGRTDIQNMFRGCFSVSHSDGKQSQDISLSSSSQARTGKIPESATFGFATTKI is encoded by the coding sequence ATGTGTGTTATAGAGCACCGGCTAGATAAACATTTGTTTCCTGCTCTTTACGGCATTTTGGTTATCATTAGTATTCCCACCAACATTGCATCTCTTTATGTATCTTGTTGCCaggtgaagaaaaaaaatgaactaGGAATCTATCTCTTCAGTTTATCTTTAGCGGATCTGCTATATACCCTAACCCTGCCTCTGTGGATTTATTATGCTCAGAATGAGGACAACTGGACTCTTTCTTCACACCTTTGCACAGCTTCTGTTTTCCTCACATATCTGAATTATTATACCAGTTCAGGATTTCTCACCTGCATTTCCATCGATAGATATTTAGCCGTGGTTCACCCAATGAGGTTCCATTGTCTACGTACAAGAAGAGCTGCATCCTTTGTTGCTGCTATGGTTTGGGTCTTTGAAATTGTATCAAGCTCTAAGTTTCTGTATGAAAAAGAAATATTTCAAAGAACTTCTAATGGCAATAGCCATACAAACCATAGTTTTTGTTATGACACGTATCCTCTAGAAAACTGGCAAGCCAAATTTAATTACTACAGGGTCTGCTTGGGATATGCAGTCCCTTTGACTATCATGCtgttctgctaccaaaaaatatACCAGGCTGTGAAAAATAATCAAGCCACAGAATGCAGGGATAAAAAGAAAATCAAAGACTTACTGCTGACCATTGTCATTACCTTTTTTTTATGCTTCACCCCCTATCACATTGTGCTACTGCTTCGAAGTATCTATGAACCATGTGATTGCTCCTTTGCTGAGAGAATGTATAAGCCCTATAGAATTACAACCGCACTGACAAGTGTAAATTGTATACTTGATCCAATACTTTATTGCTTTGTGAGTGAAGCTGGAAGAACAGATATTCAGAACATGTTCAGGGGGTGTTTTTCCGTAAGTCATAGCGATGGGAAGCAGTCACAAGATATTTCCTTATCCAGTAGTTCACAGGCCAGAACAGGAAAAATTCCAGAATCAGCAACTTTTGGCTTTGCTACAACAAAAATCTGA